In Paenibacillus thermoaerophilus, the following proteins share a genomic window:
- a CDS encoding helix-turn-helix transcriptional regulator — MLALLRNRLVVLRAEKRWTQQEVADRLGVSRQTIHSLENNKYTPSLILAFELARLFDKDINEVFQYVIEEGECQDRS, encoded by the coding sequence ATCCTAGCATTGCTTCGAAACCGGCTTGTCGTGTTACGGGCGGAAAAACGATGGACGCAGCAAGAAGTCGCGGATAGGTTGGGCGTGAGCCGGCAGACGATTCACTCATTGGAAAACAACAAGTATACCCCTTCGCTCATCCTCGCGTTTGAGCTTGCCCGGCTGTTTGACAAGGATATCAATGAAGTGTTCCAATACGTGATCGAAGAAGGGGAGTGCCAAGACCGCAGTTGA